Proteins encoded within one genomic window of Pseudomonas cannabina:
- a CDS encoding transketolase family protein, with amino-acid sequence MSSANNHSTPASGAVKKKLTTSAMIASIASEGQATRSAPFGHALAALAEQRQDIVGLSADLSKYTDLHIFAKAHPERFYQMGMAEQLLMSAAAGMAREGFVPFATTYAVFASRRAYDFICMAIAEDNLNVKIVCGLPGLTTGYGPSHQATDDLAIFRAMPNLMIVDPCDALEIEQAVPAIAAHQGPVYMRLLRGNVPLVLDEYGYTFEIGKAKTLRTGNEVLIISTGLMTMRALEAAKELQADGVDVAVLHVPTIKPLDEQTILAEARKPGRLVITAENHSMIGGLGEAVATLLLRNGVTPTFRQIALPDAFLDAGALPTLHDRYGISTPAVCLQIKAWL; translated from the coding sequence ATGAGCTCTGCCAATAATCATTCGACGCCAGCCTCGGGCGCCGTGAAGAAAAAACTCACGACCTCGGCAATGATTGCGTCCATCGCTTCTGAAGGCCAGGCCACGCGCTCAGCCCCGTTCGGCCATGCGCTGGCTGCACTGGCAGAACAACGCCAGGACATCGTCGGGCTGTCGGCTGACCTGTCGAAATACACCGACCTGCACATCTTCGCCAAGGCGCACCCTGAACGCTTCTATCAGATGGGCATGGCCGAGCAATTGTTGATGAGTGCGGCGGCAGGCATGGCACGGGAAGGCTTTGTGCCGTTCGCGACCACGTATGCCGTGTTCGCTTCCCGGCGCGCGTATGACTTCATCTGTATGGCGATTGCCGAGGACAACCTTAACGTCAAAATCGTCTGCGGCCTGCCAGGCCTTACTACCGGTTACGGCCCCAGCCATCAGGCGACTGATGACCTGGCGATCTTTCGCGCCATGCCCAATCTGATGATTGTCGACCCCTGCGACGCACTGGAAATCGAACAAGCCGTGCCCGCTATCGCCGCGCATCAGGGCCCGGTGTACATGCGTTTGTTGCGCGGCAACGTGCCACTGGTGCTGGATGAGTACGGCTACACATTCGAGATTGGCAAAGCCAAGACCCTGCGCACCGGCAATGAAGTGCTGATTATTTCCACCGGCCTGATGACCATGCGTGCGCTGGAAGCGGCCAAGGAACTCCAGGCCGACGGCGTCGATGTGGCGGTGCTGCATGTGCCGACCATCAAACCGCTGGATGAGCAGACCATCCTGGCCGAAGCTCGAAAACCGGGCCGGCTGGTGATCACCGCTGAAAACCACTCGATGATCGGCGGACTGGGCGAAGCCGTGGCCACACTGCTGCTGCGCAATGGCGTGACGCCTACCTTCAGGCAAATCGCGTTGCCGGACGCCTTTCTGGACGCCGGCGCGCTGCCTACACTGCATGACCGCTATGGCATTTCCACGCCTGCGGTCTGTCTGCAAATCAAGGCGTGGCTCTAA
- a CDS encoding alpha/beta hydrolase: MDANELLDPAYRSFLDEPATRWTHQTLPEIRTRVSSTWKTAATTRREEHWTTGEQAHRIRLCLYRPELPLDSTCLPAVLYIHGGGFVLGSPEMADDYLVALANELKALIVAVDYRLAPEHPFPIPLEDCYAALEWIFHTGRMLGMDTRNVVIMGHSAGGGLAAAVAILARDRGAHKVAGLVLIYPMLDHRTGLTDSPPPNPTTGTFSWSRQANHFCWECLRGCYALDDDRRALFSPALATDLSGLPPAFICVGALDLFLEEDLAFGLTLSRSGVPVEMHVYPGVPHMFDQLTGWQSDQAAQNVLHAVCRMIASRTD, from the coding sequence TTGGACGCAAACGAATTGCTCGACCCGGCCTACCGCTCGTTTCTGGACGAGCCGGCAACTCGCTGGACGCATCAAACTCTTCCCGAGATCAGGACCCGCGTCAGCTCCACCTGGAAAACCGCAGCTACAACTCGACGCGAGGAGCACTGGACCACGGGAGAGCAAGCGCACCGCATCAGGCTATGTCTTTACCGGCCGGAGCTGCCGCTGGACTCTACATGCCTCCCGGCCGTCCTTTATATCCACGGGGGCGGCTTTGTTCTGGGCAGCCCGGAGATGGCTGATGATTACCTCGTAGCGCTGGCCAACGAGCTCAAGGCACTGATCGTCGCAGTCGATTACCGGCTGGCCCCAGAGCACCCCTTCCCGATTCCGCTAGAGGACTGTTACGCGGCTCTGGAATGGATATTCCACACAGGACGGATGCTGGGCATGGACACCCGCAACGTCGTGATCATGGGCCATAGCGCGGGCGGCGGACTGGCTGCTGCCGTTGCGATTCTTGCGAGAGACCGAGGAGCTCATAAAGTCGCAGGTCTGGTGTTGATCTATCCGATGCTGGATCATCGAACAGGCTTGACCGATTCACCACCTCCCAACCCGACCACCGGCACCTTCAGTTGGTCACGTCAGGCCAACCACTTTTGCTGGGAATGCCTGCGCGGTTGCTATGCGCTGGACGATGACCGGCGGGCATTGTTCTCGCCCGCGCTGGCCACTGATTTAAGTGGTCTGCCGCCCGCTTTTATCTGCGTCGGCGCACTGGATCTGTTTCTGGAAGAAGACCTCGCATTCGGCCTGACGCTGTCACGCTCGGGAGTGCCTGTGGAAATGCACGTCTACCCGGGTGTGCCACACATGTTCGACCAACTGACCGGGTGGCAGAGTGATCAGGCCGCACAGAATGTCTTACACGCCGTTTGCAGGATGATCGCCAGTAGAACTGACTGA
- a CDS encoding LysR substrate-binding domain-containing protein → MRPDDDAPLSLPPLKALQAFEQTARFGNLARAAEVLDLTPSAVSHQLARLEALIGRQLFVRAARGVTLTPIGEQYLKDVSGVLHSLAVATERATSDVSLDCLRLHSAPSFGLLWLMPRLEAFRVSHPDIQINLSCSYESLHFSRDKIDVDIRHGRPNWPSYEVRTLRDEKFAVLASPKLLARRPVDGAAGLLDRDLILSEATLLKWPEWFARHGLARPEKPYALSFDRSYMTLEAASHGLGFALESTLLAQKYLANGELVEVAPQELTAPVAAHHLVFPKAHSSFPRVRRFLEWMESELGQGFVF, encoded by the coding sequence ATGCGACCTGATGACGATGCACCTCTTAGCCTGCCACCGCTGAAAGCGCTTCAAGCCTTCGAGCAGACAGCGCGCTTTGGCAACCTTGCCAGAGCAGCCGAAGTGCTGGATCTGACGCCTTCAGCCGTCAGTCATCAATTGGCCAGGCTGGAGGCATTGATCGGACGGCAGCTGTTCGTCCGGGCGGCGCGCGGGGTCACGCTCACGCCGATCGGCGAGCAGTATCTGAAGGACGTCTCGGGAGTGCTGCACAGCCTGGCTGTCGCCACCGAGCGTGCAACCAGTGACGTCAGCCTGGATTGCCTGCGTCTGCATTCCGCTCCCAGTTTCGGGCTGCTCTGGCTGATGCCAAGGCTGGAGGCATTTCGGGTCAGCCACCCGGATATCCAGATCAATCTGTCATGTTCTTATGAATCGCTGCATTTCAGCCGGGACAAGATCGACGTCGATATTCGTCATGGCAGGCCGAACTGGCCGAGCTATGAAGTTCGCACCTTGCGTGACGAGAAGTTCGCTGTACTGGCGTCCCCAAAATTGCTGGCCCGCCGCCCGGTGGATGGCGCCGCAGGCTTGCTCGACCGCGATTTGATTCTCTCCGAAGCCACCCTGCTGAAATGGCCCGAGTGGTTTGCCCGACATGGTCTGGCGCGCCCGGAAAAACCGTACGCGCTGAGTTTCGACCGTTCATACATGACGCTGGAAGCTGCCAGTCACGGTTTGGGATTTGCGTTGGAAAGTACCTTGCTGGCGCAAAAGTACCTGGCCAACGGAGAACTGGTCGAAGTCGCGCCCCAAGAGCTGACTGCCCCGGTTGCGGCGCATCATCTGGTGTTTCCCAAAGCCCATTCCAGCTTCCCCAGAGTCAGACGGTTTCTCGAATGGATGGAGAGCGAGCTGGGGCAGGGATTTGTGTTTTGA
- a CDS encoding bestrophin family protein produces the protein MPGPFEKKWRCISRTVTYVGWSLFWLLLWDVAVTLDFMLIQGTGFIDLPLMPLTLLCSALIVLISFRNSSAYNRWWEARTLWGAMVNSSRSFGRQVLTLIENEREDGDNPIKAVLFKRHVAYLRALRAHLKGNVGTAQLDGLLSPTEIQQASQSNNFPNDILNGSAAIIAQEFAAGRIDSIRLARLESTMVELSNCQGGMERIANTPLPYPYVYFPRLFSTLFCIIMPLSMVTTLGWFTPAISTVVGCMLLAMDRIGTDLQAPFGNSQHRIRMEDLCNTIEKNLRSVLDAPEKHRLVIDSQGPEGAAWQMHRLAV, from the coding sequence ATGCCTGGTCCTTTTGAAAAGAAATGGCGGTGCATCAGCAGAACGGTTACTTACGTTGGCTGGTCGTTGTTCTGGCTATTGCTCTGGGACGTGGCCGTGACCCTCGACTTCATGCTGATACAAGGCACGGGTTTTATAGATCTTCCGCTGATGCCGCTGACCCTGCTGTGTTCTGCACTTATCGTGCTGATCAGCTTTCGCAACTCGAGCGCCTATAATCGCTGGTGGGAAGCACGCACCTTGTGGGGTGCAATGGTCAACAGCTCGCGCAGCTTCGGCCGCCAGGTGTTGACGCTGATCGAAAATGAGCGTGAGGACGGCGACAACCCGATCAAGGCCGTGCTGTTCAAACGTCACGTGGCCTACTTACGGGCGCTGCGCGCTCATCTGAAAGGCAACGTCGGCACGGCGCAGCTCGATGGCCTGCTGTCGCCAACCGAGATCCAGCAAGCGTCGCAAAGCAACAACTTCCCCAATGACATTCTGAACGGCTCCGCCGCCATCATTGCGCAAGAGTTTGCCGCCGGGCGCATCGACAGCATCCGTCTCGCCCGGCTGGAATCGACCATGGTCGAGCTATCCAACTGCCAGGGCGGCATGGAGCGAATCGCCAACACGCCGCTGCCCTACCCTTACGTCTATTTCCCAAGGCTGTTCAGTACCCTGTTCTGCATCATCATGCCGCTGAGCATGGTCACCACCTTGGGCTGGTTCACCCCGGCGATATCGACCGTGGTCGGCTGCATGCTGCTGGCGATGGACCGAATCGGTACCGACTTGCAGGCGCCCTTCGGCAACAGCCAGCACCGGATTCGCATGGAAGACCTGTGCAACACCATCGAAAAGAACCTGCGCTCGGTGTTAGATGCACCAGAAAAGCACAGACTGGTCATTGACTCGCAAGGCCCGGAAGGGGCTGCGTGGCAGATGCATCGACTGGCCGTTTGA
- a CDS encoding CesT family type III secretion system chaperone: MTNSDQYQKLINEICALSLISKPERFYESANFNISEVDFTLQFRDRDEGSAVLIYGDMGTLPTRGRDSALLALMDINFHMFSGAHSPAFSWNAQTGRVLLMGSVGLERASAEGVLLLMKSFADLAKEWREHGFMGAAGTTPSPTAQPVTPTGKRDSLSAPGRFQ, from the coding sequence ATGACCAACAGTGACCAGTACCAGAAACTCATCAATGAAATCTGCGCGCTCAGCCTGATTTCCAAGCCTGAGCGTTTTTACGAATCTGCCAATTTCAACATCAGCGAAGTGGACTTCACGCTTCAGTTTCGAGACCGCGATGAAGGCAGCGCGGTGCTGATTTACGGTGACATGGGCACGTTGCCCACGCGTGGCCGTGACAGCGCGCTGCTGGCGTTGATGGACATCAACTTTCATATGTTTTCGGGCGCCCACAGCCCCGCGTTTTCATGGAATGCTCAGACCGGTCGAGTATTGTTGATGGGCTCTGTGGGCCTGGAACGAGCGTCGGCCGAAGGCGTGCTGCTGTTGATGAAGTCGTTCGCGGACCTGGCGAAAGAGTGGCGTGAGCACGGTTTCATGGGGGCCGCCGGAACAACACCCTCCCCGACGGCTCAGCCGGTAACGCCAACAGGCAAACGCGACAGCCTTTCAGCGCCCGGGAGGTTCCAATGA
- a CDS encoding transketolase, with protein sequence MTANTLSAPSTSLAQRAHNIRRHALRMGQVQGQGYVGQALGAADLLAVSYFHAMTYKPQDPEWEQRDRFYLSIGHYAIALYAALIEADIIPLDELETYGSDDSRLPMSGMATYTPGMEITGGSLGHGLGIAVGACLGLKRKASSAFVYNLLSDGELNEGSTWEAAMSASHWKLDNLIAIIDVNNQQADGHSSEVLAFEPIVDRWQAFGWFTQRVDGNDLNALVLAFDAARQHDGAQPRVIICDTKMGKGVAFLETREKTHFIRVDEHEWDVALNNLDEGKTV encoded by the coding sequence ATGACAGCCAATACGCTATCTGCACCTTCCACCTCGCTGGCGCAGCGTGCTCACAACATCCGCCGACACGCGTTACGCATGGGCCAGGTTCAGGGCCAAGGGTACGTCGGGCAGGCATTGGGCGCGGCCGATCTGCTCGCTGTGTCCTACTTCCACGCCATGACCTACAAGCCGCAAGACCCTGAATGGGAACAGCGCGACCGTTTTTATCTGTCTATCGGCCACTACGCCATTGCGTTGTACGCAGCACTGATCGAAGCCGACATCATCCCGCTCGATGAGCTGGAAACCTACGGCTCGGATGACAGCCGCCTGCCCATGTCAGGCATGGCGACTTACACCCCGGGCATGGAAATCACCGGTGGCTCGCTGGGTCATGGCCTGGGCATTGCGGTTGGCGCGTGCCTGGGTTTGAAACGCAAAGCCTCCAGCGCCTTCGTCTACAACCTGCTGTCCGATGGCGAATTGAACGAAGGCTCTACCTGGGAGGCCGCCATGTCGGCCTCCCACTGGAAGCTGGATAACCTGATCGCGATCATCGATGTGAACAATCAACAGGCCGATGGCCACTCCAGTGAGGTGCTGGCGTTCGAACCGATCGTGGATCGCTGGCAGGCATTTGGCTGGTTCACCCAGCGGGTCGACGGCAACGACCTGAACGCATTGGTCTTGGCCTTCGACGCCGCTCGCCAACACGACGGCGCACAGCCAAGGGTGATCATTTGCGACACGAAAATGGGCAAGGGCGTGGCGTTTCTGGAAACCCGTGAGAAGACCCACTTCATCCGCGTCGACGAGCATGAATGGGACGTCGCGCTGAACAACCTCGACGAGGGAAAAACCGTATGA
- a CDS encoding pectate lyase has translation MSIGIRSTPYQPPSNQLDFSALSGKSPQTTTLAGQNNQPAVDAEALLFGNDKQQNVRFGTPEDTTQNLQDPDKAGDSQSNIVKLLSALLMSLLQMLTNANKKQDTDQNPSEQQDPFKNENGLGGDTSLADDGGGSTPEATDNGGGGDTTSAAGGGGGGGGGNTTSATGGSGGGNTTSAAGGKGGTHSATDGGNGGTPSVTDNGTTPTNKGSAPTGTGPVQVPKASGDTVVVNQTIKVGAGETFDGQGKTFTASNALGDGGQGESQKPLFELAEGATLKNVNLGQNEADGIHVKAATDAKVTIDNLHAENVGEDLITVKGEGGAKLTNLDIKNSSAQGADDKIIQLNADTHLNVDGFKATDFGTMVRTNGGKQFNDMSIELNGIDANHGKFALVKSDSEDLKLATGDIAMTDVKHAYDKTKASTQHTEL, from the coding sequence ATGAGCATCGGAATCAGGTCCACACCGTACCAACCGCCATCAAACCAACTGGACTTCTCGGCGCTAAGCGGCAAAAGCCCGCAGACAACCACGTTGGCCGGACAGAATAATCAACCCGCTGTAGACGCTGAAGCCCTGCTGTTCGGTAACGACAAGCAACAGAACGTCCGCTTCGGAACGCCGGAAGACACCACTCAGAATTTGCAAGATCCCGATAAAGCCGGCGATAGCCAGTCCAATATCGTCAAGTTGCTCAGCGCGCTGCTGATGTCGTTACTGCAAATGCTCACGAACGCTAATAAGAAGCAGGACACTGATCAGAATCCGAGTGAGCAGCAGGATCCGTTTAAAAACGAAAACGGCCTTGGCGGCGACACATCGCTGGCTGATGATGGTGGCGGCAGTACGCCTGAAGCGACTGACAATGGTGGTGGCGGCGACACAACCTCTGCAGCAGGTGGCGGCGGCGGCGGCGGCGGTGGTAATACGACCTCTGCAACAGGCGGTAGTGGCGGTGGCAATACAACTTCTGCAGCAGGTGGCAAAGGCGGGACTCATTCCGCAACAGACGGCGGCAATGGCGGGACTCCTTCCGTAACGGACAATGGCACTACTCCTACCAACAAAGGTAGTGCACCGACCGGTACGGGCCCGGTGCAAGTTCCTAAAGCCTCCGGCGACACCGTCGTTGTCAATCAAACCATCAAGGTAGGCGCAGGCGAGACCTTCGATGGGCAGGGCAAGACGTTCACTGCCAGCAACGCGCTGGGCGACGGAGGCCAGGGCGAGAGCCAGAAACCTCTGTTCGAGCTGGCTGAAGGCGCCACATTGAAAAACGTGAACCTGGGTCAGAACGAAGCTGACGGGATCCACGTCAAAGCCGCCACAGACGCTAAAGTCACTATTGATAACCTGCACGCCGAAAACGTTGGTGAGGACCTGATCACCGTCAAAGGCGAGGGAGGCGCAAAGTTAACTAATCTGGACATCAAGAACAGCAGTGCCCAAGGTGCAGATGACAAGATCATCCAGCTAAACGCTGACACCCACTTGAACGTCGACGGTTTCAAGGCCACCGACTTCGGTACGATGGTTCGCACCAATGGCGGCAAGCAGTTTAATGACATGAGCATTGAGCTGAATGGCATTGACGCTAACCACGGCAAGTTCGCGCTCGTCAAAAGCGACAGTGAAGATCTGAAGCTGGCAACGGGCGACATCGCGATGACCGACGTCAAACATGCCTACGATAAAACCAAGGCGTCCACCCAGCACACCGAACTTTGA
- a CDS encoding SDR family NAD(P)-dependent oxidoreductase produces MLLQGKIAIITGAASERGIGRATAVTFAQHGAQVVIIDLDESAARDAAAALGEGHLGLAANVADEKQVHEAVAKVIGHFGRIDILVNNAGITQPIKTLDIRPSDYDKVLDVSLRGTLLMSQAVIPTMRAQSSGSIVCMSSVSAQRGGGIFGGPHYSAAKAGVLGLGKAMAREFGPDQVRVNSIAPGLIHTDITGGLMQDERRHAIIDGIPLGRLGAAQDVANAALFLASDLSSYLTGVTLDVNGGMLIH; encoded by the coding sequence ATGCTGCTTCAAGGCAAAATCGCAATCATCACAGGCGCAGCGTCGGAGCGCGGCATCGGCCGTGCGACTGCAGTCACGTTCGCTCAGCACGGTGCGCAAGTGGTGATCATTGATCTGGACGAGTCCGCCGCGCGCGACGCCGCCGCTGCACTGGGCGAAGGTCACCTGGGCCTGGCGGCCAACGTCGCCGACGAAAAACAGGTTCACGAAGCCGTCGCCAAGGTCATCGGGCACTTTGGCCGCATTGATATTCTGGTCAATAACGCGGGCATCACCCAGCCCATCAAGACCCTCGACATCCGGCCCTCCGATTACGACAAAGTGCTCGACGTCAGCCTGCGTGGCACTTTGCTCATGTCCCAAGCGGTGATCCCGACCATGCGCGCCCAATCCAGCGGCAGTATCGTGTGCATGTCCTCGGTTTCCGCCCAGCGTGGCGGGGGCATTTTCGGCGGCCCGCATTACAGCGCGGCGAAAGCGGGCGTTCTGGGTCTGGGCAAGGCGATGGCGCGGGAGTTCGGCCCCGATCAGGTCCGTGTCAATTCCATCGCTCCCGGCCTGATCCACACCGATATCACGGGCGGCCTGATGCAGGATGAGCGGCGCCACGCAATCATCGACGGCATCCCTCTGGGCCGGCTGGGCGCAGCGCAGGACGTGGCCAATGCCGCGCTGTTTCTGGCCAGCGACCTGTCGTCCTATCTCACCGGTGTCACGCTGGATGTGAATGGCGGCATGCTGATTCACTGA
- a CDS encoding MFS transporter, producing MITTMTLDAASTTRANAYRKTAWRLMPFLMLCYLCAYLDRVNVGFAKLQMMNDLSFSETVYGLGAGMFFIGYFLCEVPSNLILHRVGARRWIARIMISWGIISALFAFVETAWQFYALRFLLGVAEAGLAPGLLLYLTYWFPSYRRARMTVLWFIAIPLSGMIGGPLSGYIMTRFAGVHGWAGWQWMFVLEAIPTVIVGLLVLSYLKDGVHQATWLSEDEKALVNKELEEDNSQKVVHASVGAFVRDRRLWLLACIYFCVVMGQYAITFWLPTLIRNAGVSDPLHIGLMTSLPYLCAIVVMLLMGRSGDKHRERRWHLVGPMIAGALGLSLAALFGGNLLLSVLSLCLAAAGILSASSMFWMLPTTLLGGVSAAAGIAGINSFANLAGFCSPYLIGWITTLTGSSAIGMYLITGVLFVGAFLVLRIPAASVNR from the coding sequence ATGATAACCACCATGACGCTCGACGCGGCTTCGACCACGCGCGCAAACGCCTACCGCAAGACCGCCTGGCGACTGATGCCGTTCCTGATGCTGTGCTATCTGTGCGCGTACCTGGACCGCGTCAACGTCGGCTTCGCCAAGTTACAGATGATGAATGACCTGTCTTTCAGTGAGACCGTCTATGGCCTCGGTGCCGGCATGTTCTTCATCGGCTATTTCCTCTGTGAAGTGCCCAGCAACCTGATTCTTCATCGCGTCGGCGCACGACGCTGGATCGCCCGCATCATGATCTCTTGGGGCATCATTTCCGCGCTCTTCGCCTTCGTCGAAACCGCCTGGCAGTTCTACGCCCTGCGCTTTCTGCTCGGGGTCGCGGAAGCCGGTCTGGCACCGGGTCTGCTGCTGTACCTGACGTACTGGTTCCCCTCCTATCGCCGCGCGCGCATGACCGTGCTGTGGTTCATCGCCATCCCGCTGTCCGGCATGATCGGCGGCCCGTTGTCAGGCTACATCATGACCCGCTTTGCCGGAGTTCATGGCTGGGCCGGCTGGCAATGGATGTTCGTTCTCGAAGCCATTCCCACCGTGATCGTCGGGTTGCTGGTGTTGAGCTACCTGAAGGACGGCGTGCATCAGGCGACCTGGCTTTCGGAGGATGAAAAAGCGCTGGTCAACAAGGAACTGGAAGAAGACAACAGTCAGAAGGTCGTGCACGCTTCAGTCGGTGCTTTCGTTCGCGATCGTCGACTGTGGTTGCTGGCATGCATCTACTTCTGCGTGGTGATGGGCCAGTATGCGATCACCTTCTGGCTGCCGACGCTGATTCGCAATGCGGGCGTCTCGGACCCGCTGCATATCGGCCTGATGACCAGCCTTCCCTACCTCTGCGCAATCGTCGTGATGCTGTTGATGGGACGCAGTGGCGACAAGCATCGCGAACGCAGATGGCACCTGGTCGGCCCGATGATCGCCGGTGCGCTGGGCCTGAGCCTGGCAGCGCTGTTCGGCGGCAATCTGCTGCTGTCAGTGCTGAGCCTGTGCCTCGCGGCGGCGGGCATTCTTTCTGCGTCCTCGATGTTCTGGATGCTGCCCACCACCCTGCTGGGCGGCGTTTCTGCTGCCGCCGGAATCGCCGGGATCAACAGCTTCGCCAATCTCGCGGGCTTCTGCTCACCTTACCTGATCGGCTGGATCACCACCCTGACCGGCTCAAGCGCCATCGGCATGTACCTGATCACCGGAGTGCTGTTCGTCGGCGCCTTTCTGGTACTGCGCATCCCTGCCGCCTCGGTCAATCGTTGA